In Daphnia magna isolate NIES linkage group LG7, ASM2063170v1.1, whole genome shotgun sequence, a single genomic region encodes these proteins:
- the LOC116926503 gene encoding sodium- and chloride-dependent glycine transporter 1, producing the protein MVHKDHYKTVNDDEDAPWVKEPTIKIVNGDRNALDPVIVKRDENIERGNWSNKLEFILSCFSYAVGLGTIWRFPYLCYRNGGGAFLIPYAIMYVFAGLPLFFFELSFGQYASEGPVSIWKVAPFFQGIGYAMFVISFLIGIYYNMVVAWSFRYLFASMTSVLPWTSCDNVWNTKNCRDFDIKNCTLLEGLVDSSRTCHIKSEVSDSFWKELELMNTNSRLPADEYFHKRVLDISTGIHDLGPINWELALCLLLAWVCVFFVLLRGIKSFGKAVYFTALFPYLILTILLIRSATLPGFVDGIMFYLTPQWSKLTEASVWGDAAMQIFFSLSPCWGGLITLASYNRFHNNCFRDAVIVATGNVFTAFFAGFVIFGIIGFMAFELGTTVDKVATQGAGLAFAVYPEAVARLPIAPLWSILFFVMLLTLGLGTQFTVLETVVTTIVDLWPHKLRGKNHKWVLLASATVMFLLGLIMCTNGGMYVLQLIDTYAATFSALIVGMAEVCVIAWHYGIDRFLDDIKLMLGHDAPPRWYWRFVWKFFTPVIIVAILVFTLVDFRTLTYGDYTYPLEATIVGFLIALSSVAMVPIVAVYKVFQLDGPILERIRVLLQPSSDWGPALQIHRIEAGAPTHTDSQVPLALPNHRFEELELELATVLERDSESDNWINMKCTGPN; encoded by the exons ATGGTTCACAAG GATCATTACAAAACCGTGAATGACGATGAAGATGCTCCATGGGTGAAAGAGCCCACGATAAAGATCGTTAACGGTGACCGCAATGCACTCGATCCTGTCATCGTGAAACGTGACGAAAATATCGAGCGCGGCAATTGGTCCAACAAATTGGAATTCATCCTCTCCTGTTTTTCGTACGCTGTCGGTCTAGGCACTATATGGCGGTTTCCTTATCTCTG TTATCGCAATGGCGGTGGAGCCTTCCTAATTCCATATGCCATCATGTACGTTTTTGCTGGATTacctctcttcttttttgaaCTTTCGTTCGGGCAATACGCCAGTGAAG GGCCCGTTAGCATATGGAAAGTAGCTCCGTTTTTCCAAG gaATTGGATATGCAATGTTTGTAATATCTTTCTTGATTGGTATCTACTACAACATGGTGGTCGCCTGGTCTTTCCGTTATTTGTTTGCTTCCATGACGTCTGTTCTTCCATGGACATCTTGTGACAATGTTTGGAATACCAAAA aTTGTCGAGATTTTGATATTAAAAACTGTACCTTGCTGGAAGGATTGGTGGATTCTAGTAGAACATGTCACATCAAATCTGAAGTTAGTGATTCTTTCTGGAAAGAACTGGAATTAATGAATACCAACAGCAGACTTCCCGCAGATGAATACTTCCA TAAACGTGTCCTAGACATCAGCACGGGCATCCACGATTTAGGTCCAATTAACTGGGAACTAGCACTCTGTCTGCTTCTTGCCTGGGTGTGTGTCTTCTTCGTGCTCCTACGAGGAATCAAAAGCTTCGgcaaa GCAGTTTATTTTACTGCTCTGTTCCCCTACTTGATCCTGACCATTCTGTTGATTCGCTCTGCCACACTGCCAGGATTCGTAGATGGTATCATGTTTTACCTGACACCCCAGTGGAGTAAACTGACCGAGGCCAGTGTCTGGGGAGATGCAGCCATGCAAATATTCTTTTCTCTGTCGCCCTGTTGGGGAGGATTGATTACACTCGCAAGCTACAACCGTTTTCATAACAACTGTTTCAG GGATGCCGTAATTGTGGCAACTGGTAACGTCTTCACAGCGTTCTTTGCCGGCTTTGTAATCTTTGGTATCATTGGTTTCATGGCATTTGAGCTTGGCACCACCGTAGATAAAGTTGCCACCCAAG GAGCTGGACTTGCATTTGCCGTCTATCCCGAAGCCGTAGCTCGATTACCCATCGCTCCGTTATGGTCAATCCTGTTTTTCGTCATGTTACTTACACTTGGGCTCGGAACGCAATTTACCGTTTTGGAGACGGTTGTTACAACAATCGTTGACTTATGGCCACACAAGCTACGCGGAAAGAATCACAA GTGGGTACTGCTAGCCAGTGCAACTGTCATGTTTCTACTTGGGCTTATAATGTGCACAAATGGAGGCATGTACGTCTTACAGTTGATCGATACATATGCAGCTACGTTTTCCGCCCTGATCGTCGGAATGGCTGAAGTGTGCGTCATCGCATGGCATTATGGTATCGATCGATTCCTTGACGACATCAAACTAATGCTCGGGCATGACGCACCACCACGCTGGTATTGGCGATTCGTTTGGAAATTTTTCACGCCCGTCATCATCGTC GCCATTTTGGTGTTCACTTTGGTGGACTTCCGAACACTTACGTACGGCGATTACACTTATCCTTTGGAGGCGACTATCGTAGGATTTCTCATTGCGTTGTCTTCTGTGGCCATGGTTCCAATTGTGGCAGTCTACAAGGTTTTCCAATTGGATGGGCCCATTCTAGAG CGTATTCGAGTTCTTCTGCAACCAAGCAGTGATTGGGGCCCAGCTTTACAAATTCATCGTATCGAGGCTGGAGCTCCGACTCACACCGATTCACAAGTGCCACTGGCTTTACCCAACCACAGAT TTGAAGAGTTAGAATTGGAGTTGGCTACGGTTTTGGAACGCGACTCGGAAAGTGATAATTGGATTAATATGAAATGTACGGGACCTAATTAA